In one window of Halocatena salina DNA:
- a CDS encoding HalOD1 output domain-containing protein, whose amino-acid sequence MINGHSDTACMGTVISQTADRDTHHLHHEWTREESVSEKIVDAIAEYEDEDTDTLPPLENSINPAALDTVFGSTSDDACKAGCITFSYYGYTVLVQSMGQIIIKKR is encoded by the coding sequence ATGATTAATGGACACTCCGATACTGCTTGTATGGGCACGGTCATAAGCCAGACAGCAGATCGGGACACCCATCACCTACATCACGAATGGACTAGGGAGGAATCAGTCAGCGAGAAGATCGTTGACGCTATCGCAGAATACGAGGATGAGGATACAGACACTCTGCCCCCACTCGAGAACTCCATCAATCCGGCGGCGCTAGATACTGTGTTTGGGTCTACCAGCGACGATGCGTGCAAAGCTGGCTGTATCACGTTCTCATACTACGGTTACACCGTACTCGTACAGAGTATGGGTCAAATTATAATCAAAAAGCGATAG
- a CDS encoding helix-turn-helix domain-containing protein produces the protein MPITTKLHMEHEKLALTPTFNEVDGVKLRVIPQVNTDPNSNIFPYLIKYKDFQELENALDEDPTVDNYEPMSKDDSVGIYYIEYSTESKLISEIVTAVNGFTTEAKTKDRGWLVQLQLPDRDALNNIWRYAEQQGIQMKIISIYDSQRSDAEVSYGLTPEQEKALIVALESGYFSEPREKTLNEIADSVDLSSTAMSGRLRRGMRNLVSAALIDERDEN, from the coding sequence ATGCCAATCACAACTAAACTACATATGGAACACGAGAAACTCGCTCTGACACCAACATTCAATGAAGTCGATGGTGTTAAATTGCGAGTTATACCCCAAGTGAATACAGATCCGAATTCCAATATATTCCCCTATCTTATCAAATACAAAGACTTTCAAGAGCTCGAAAATGCACTTGATGAGGATCCCACGGTCGATAACTACGAGCCCATGAGCAAGGACGATAGCGTGGGCATCTATTATATAGAATACTCGACTGAGTCGAAATTGATCAGCGAGATCGTCACGGCTGTCAACGGATTCACGACGGAAGCGAAGACGAAAGACAGGGGATGGCTCGTACAATTACAACTCCCCGACAGAGATGCCCTCAACAATATTTGGAGGTATGCGGAGCAACAGGGCATACAGATGAAAATAATCAGCATATACGATAGTCAGCGGAGCGACGCCGAGGTGTCGTACGGTCTCACTCCAGAGCAAGAAAAGGCGTTGATCGTCGCACTCGAGAGCGGTTACTTCAGCGAACCACGAGAAAAGACGCTCAATGAAATCGCCGATAGCGTCGATCTCTCGTCAACCGCAATGAGCGGTCGCTTGCGTCGGGGCATGCGAAACCTCGTTTCCGCAGCACTGATAGACGAGCGAGACGAGAACTGA
- the rdfA gene encoding rod-determining factor RdfA produces MPDESGGGCKVDRVSRKYGLDTIDEVLKDLQNEGTSLRDLEAQYNQRVLESALREAGVDVLSGEVENLYRLFIGDDVSAGMRVEARSRLKQHGTDPESIRNDFVSYQTIRTHLRECLSVDTERTSTVTTTGAKNTVFKLLSRTESVTKRTIERLRSNGYLHIGAVDVTLSLRIACTDCGEEYTFSRLVERGQCSCTVEK; encoded by the coding sequence ATGCCCGATGAAAGTGGAGGTGGGTGCAAGGTCGATAGGGTCTCACGGAAGTACGGTCTCGACACTATCGACGAGGTTTTGAAAGACCTTCAGAATGAGGGAACCAGCCTCAGGGATCTGGAAGCGCAGTACAACCAGCGGGTGCTCGAATCCGCGCTCCGAGAGGCAGGTGTTGATGTCCTAAGCGGCGAGGTCGAGAACCTCTATCGACTGTTTATCGGGGATGACGTAAGCGCTGGCATGCGAGTCGAGGCACGGTCTCGACTCAAACAACACGGCACCGATCCAGAGTCGATACGCAACGACTTCGTGAGTTACCAGACCATCCGGACGCATTTGCGAGAGTGTCTGTCAGTCGACACAGAACGGACGTCGACGGTGACCACCACTGGGGCAAAAAACACGGTTTTCAAACTCCTCTCCCGAACTGAATCTGTCACTAAACGAACCATCGAGCGACTCCGCTCAAATGGATATCTGCACATTGGTGCGGTAGACGTAACGCTGAGTTTGCGAATCGCCTGTACCGATTGCGGTGAAGAATACACGTTTTCCCGGTTAGTCGAACGGGGACAGTGTTCGTGTACTGTTGAAAAATAA
- a CDS encoding archaea-specific SMC-related protein — translation MDDETGLDDLTVTVQNIGGISESRVTLSPRVTLLVGENASNKSSFLRSLSAVLGGPTPPLKSDATSGRVDLEMGTDEYYIELAKQNGTQVVAEEKRLTELEDLCELFVTLDETNPIRQAVVNDGDLYDHLMRPIDTESIEYEIEQLKATKDDLSDQLSELDRKEDRLPGLETRATSLRQEIENVESTLRKKRSTIEELEGEQMVETDAGALKELKEKRSERETVRNRIRTQKAAIESLEKESDSIETELNDLDLAELPNDADAIVDEIEQLHHQKQQLTTTINSLSPIVEMNSQLLDDDDEIPAEMKSDDIVAELDPDSRTITCWTCGSSVEQSEIAEQVRVVQEILEEKRDQRETITDHIQTLDEQRRQFEQQRQKHEQLQEQKRSTEAEIERRTEQLSELESRQQELKAEVETLLDEIEESGEQSDELGELYDEVSDLEYERGQLENELTDIEAEIEGIETELSNRESIEAQRESVVTQLQDQRDRIETLERDFVTTFNEMMQQVLDRLDYEKVERIWTERITSESDSLSGTEFELHIVRSTEKGTVFEDVIENLSKSEREVIGLVVALAGYLAHDVVDELPFIIVDAVEMLDAMRIHSLLEYFNQYTDYVIMAVLPEEGKELEDAYSTISTSSFGVET, via the coding sequence ATGGACGACGAGACAGGACTTGACGATCTCACAGTTACCGTTCAAAATATCGGTGGGATCTCGGAGAGTCGGGTGACCCTTTCGCCACGTGTAACACTCCTCGTCGGGGAGAACGCCTCGAACAAATCGTCGTTCCTTCGGTCGTTGTCGGCCGTTCTGGGCGGACCCACACCGCCGCTGAAGAGCGACGCCACCAGTGGGCGGGTCGATCTTGAGATGGGGACGGATGAGTACTATATCGAATTAGCAAAGCAAAACGGCACCCAAGTTGTCGCCGAAGAGAAACGACTCACAGAACTCGAAGACCTCTGTGAGCTTTTCGTAACGCTTGATGAGACGAATCCAATTCGCCAGGCCGTCGTCAACGATGGTGACCTCTATGACCATTTGATGCGGCCGATAGACACGGAAAGTATCGAATACGAGATAGAACAGCTGAAGGCCACAAAAGATGACCTCAGCGACCAACTTTCTGAACTCGATCGGAAGGAGGACCGCCTCCCAGGGCTCGAGACGCGTGCGACGAGCCTACGCCAGGAGATCGAGAATGTCGAGTCGACACTTCGTAAAAAACGATCGACTATCGAGGAATTGGAAGGAGAGCAGATGGTTGAGACCGATGCTGGAGCCCTCAAGGAGCTCAAAGAGAAACGCTCTGAACGAGAAACGGTTCGAAATCGGATTCGCACACAGAAAGCGGCCATCGAGTCGCTCGAAAAGGAATCCGACTCCATCGAGACGGAGTTGAACGACCTCGATTTGGCGGAGCTGCCGAACGACGCCGACGCAATTGTGGACGAAATCGAACAACTGCACCACCAGAAACAGCAGCTGACGACGACGATCAACTCGTTGAGTCCGATCGTCGAGATGAACAGTCAACTGCTGGACGACGACGACGAGATTCCAGCTGAGATGAAATCAGACGATATCGTCGCAGAACTCGATCCGGATTCACGGACCATCACCTGCTGGACCTGTGGGAGCAGCGTCGAGCAGTCTGAAATCGCAGAGCAGGTTCGAGTCGTCCAGGAGATTCTGGAGGAGAAACGAGACCAGCGTGAGACGATTACCGACCACATCCAGACCCTCGACGAGCAACGTCGGCAATTCGAACAGCAGCGGCAAAAACACGAACAACTGCAAGAGCAGAAACGCTCAACCGAAGCCGAGATAGAACGGCGAACGGAGCAACTGTCCGAACTTGAGTCCCGTCAGCAGGAGCTCAAAGCTGAAGTCGAGACCCTCCTGGACGAAATCGAAGAATCCGGTGAGCAATCCGACGAACTTGGCGAGCTGTACGACGAAGTCAGTGACCTCGAATACGAACGTGGGCAACTTGAAAACGAACTAACAGACATTGAAGCCGAGATCGAGGGTATCGAAACGGAACTCTCAAACCGGGAAAGCATCGAGGCGCAGCGAGAATCGGTGGTCACCCAGTTACAGGACCAGCGTGACCGAATCGAGACGCTCGAGCGTGACTTTGTCACCACGTTCAACGAGATGATGCAACAGGTACTCGACAGACTCGACTACGAGAAAGTCGAACGGATCTGGACCGAGCGCATCACGTCCGAATCTGATTCCCTGTCGGGGACCGAATTCGAACTCCACATTGTTCGCTCGACCGAAAAAGGGACCGTATTCGAGGACGTGATAGAGAACTTGAGCAAGAGCGAACGGGAGGTAATCGGTCTCGTCGTCGCACTCGCGGGCTACCTGGCCCACGACGTTGTGGACGAACTCCCGTTCATCATCGTCGACGCGGTAGAGATGCTCGATGCGATGCGAATTCACAGCCTGCTCGAGTATTTCAATCAGTATACTGACTACGTCATCATGGCGGTGCTCCCAGAGGAGGGAAAGGAACTCGAAGACGCATATTCCACGATATCGACCTCGTCGTTCGGTGTCGAAACGTAG
- the folP gene encoding dihydropteroate synthase has product MGYQESVVYLESLQRLRPKLGTETTRRMLSALGRPHTGIDCVQIAGSNGKGSTARMLEQILREAGLDVGVYTSPALTDLRDQIRVNGRKIPKERVQSFVNDIDPCIERLRAEDDIPTYFEVLTTLAIHHFDVEDVDVAILEVGIGGRYDATSAVDPVASAVTSVSLEHTDLLGDTVEAIARDKAQVAPAGAPLVTGADGSALRAIREETDVITVGAEAGDIYAEETGMASMVESSVSIRAVDWSVETNLPLLGQHQATNAGIAATLARQLASVDADTIASGLRGAHWPGRFEIMSTAPLTVLDGSHNPDACSKLATLVERYEFDDLHLVFGAMADKDYATMRSELPAADSVYLCEPAVDRAEAVETLASTFIGHAEDINCSGSVLEATDRALSAAGENDCVLVTGSLYVVAEARDRWTSLLTPKRTDEPMAVPVDSEAHTVTRIQASTDHRTFKTQLRTEQADFVTEALRSAGGSAQTLNEEASDKRVSILLSGLVPQFHELISRIDGAGLGLSHLSEQLERAFDTNPHTDQYPWGDETALIGILNVTPDSFHDGGEYTDVEAAVRRARSMVGAGADIIDIGGESTRPGADPVSAQEEIERVVPVIEELADLNATLSIDTRKATVADVALEAGADIVNDVSGLEDPEMRFVAADHDASLVIMHSLSTPVEPGQTALYDDVVEDVIDELAEQVLLAERAGLDREQIIVDPGCGFGKDPAECFELIGRLKEFQSLGCPVMVGHSQKSMFEHVGCQHGDRLSPTLAMTTLAAERGADIIRVHDVPENAATIRTVEATRAHD; this is encoded by the coding sequence ATGGGGTATCAAGAATCGGTAGTGTATCTGGAGTCACTACAGCGACTCCGTCCAAAACTTGGGACGGAGACGACCCGCAGGATGCTCTCCGCTCTCGGCCGGCCACACACGGGAATCGACTGCGTGCAGATCGCGGGATCGAATGGGAAGGGAAGCACTGCGCGGATGCTCGAACAAATCCTCAGGGAAGCAGGACTCGATGTTGGCGTCTATACATCACCAGCCCTGACTGACTTGCGTGATCAGATTCGAGTTAACGGTCGAAAGATTCCAAAAGAACGCGTCCAGTCGTTTGTCAACGATATAGACCCGTGTATCGAACGGTTGCGGGCGGAAGACGACATACCAACCTACTTCGAGGTCCTCACGACGCTAGCGATTCACCATTTCGACGTGGAAGATGTCGACGTCGCAATCCTTGAAGTCGGCATTGGTGGCCGGTACGACGCGACCAGTGCCGTTGATCCGGTTGCGAGTGCGGTGACCAGCGTCAGTCTCGAGCACACTGATTTGCTGGGGGACACGGTCGAAGCAATCGCCCGGGACAAAGCACAGGTCGCGCCAGCAGGCGCTCCACTCGTAACTGGTGCGGACGGGTCGGCACTACGTGCGATTCGAGAGGAGACGGACGTCATCACTGTTGGGGCTGAAGCCGGGGACATCTACGCCGAGGAGACTGGTATGGCCTCGATGGTCGAAAGTTCGGTCTCGATTAGAGCAGTCGATTGGTCGGTCGAAACGAACCTGCCTCTCCTTGGCCAACACCAGGCGACGAACGCTGGGATTGCAGCGACGCTTGCCCGGCAACTCGCGTCGGTCGACGCGGACACGATCGCGTCGGGGCTTCGAGGGGCACATTGGCCCGGTCGCTTCGAAATCATGTCGACCGCTCCACTCACGGTTCTCGATGGATCACACAACCCCGACGCCTGTTCGAAACTCGCTACCCTCGTCGAACGGTACGAGTTCGACGACTTGCATCTCGTCTTCGGCGCGATGGCAGACAAGGACTATGCAACGATGCGAAGCGAACTCCCAGCTGCCGACTCAGTCTACCTGTGCGAACCAGCCGTCGACCGTGCCGAAGCGGTCGAGACGCTCGCGAGTACGTTCATCGGCCACGCCGAGGACATCAACTGTTCAGGCTCCGTGCTGGAAGCGACCGACCGAGCACTTTCGGCAGCGGGAGAGAACGACTGCGTACTCGTCACTGGCTCCCTCTACGTAGTTGCCGAAGCCCGAGACCGGTGGACGAGTCTGCTGACGCCAAAGCGGACGGACGAACCAATGGCTGTCCCGGTCGATTCCGAGGCACACACAGTCACGAGAATCCAAGCGTCCACGGACCATCGGACGTTCAAAACACAACTCCGTACAGAGCAGGCGGATTTCGTGACCGAAGCGCTGCGGTCGGCCGGCGGGAGCGCACAGACACTTAACGAAGAGGCATCGGACAAGCGCGTCTCGATCTTGCTCTCAGGGCTGGTCCCGCAGTTTCACGAACTCATCAGCCGAATCGACGGTGCTGGGCTCGGTCTGTCGCACCTCTCAGAACAACTCGAACGTGCCTTCGATACAAACCCACATACTGACCAGTATCCGTGGGGCGACGAGACGGCGCTCATCGGCATACTGAATGTCACACCAGACAGCTTCCACGATGGCGGCGAATACACCGATGTCGAAGCCGCTGTTCGCCGAGCGCGGTCGATGGTTGGCGCTGGCGCAGATATCATCGATATCGGTGGTGAAAGCACGCGGCCGGGGGCTGACCCAGTGTCAGCTCAGGAGGAAATCGAACGGGTCGTCCCAGTAATCGAGGAGCTAGCCGATCTGAACGCCACACTCTCAATCGATACCCGCAAAGCCACTGTCGCAGACGTAGCGCTCGAAGCAGGTGCGGACATCGTCAATGATGTGTCGGGCCTTGAGGATCCGGAGATGCGCTTCGTCGCCGCAGACCACGACGCTTCGCTCGTCATCATGCACAGTCTGTCGACGCCGGTTGAACCGGGTCAGACCGCACTCTACGATGATGTAGTCGAGGACGTCATCGACGAACTCGCCGAACAGGTACTGCTCGCGGAACGAGCCGGTCTCGACCGGGAGCAGATTATCGTCGATCCGGGCTGTGGGTTCGGAAAGGACCCTGCGGAGTGTTTCGAACTCATCGGCAGACTTAAAGAATTCCAGTCACTCGGCTGTCCGGTTATGGTTGGGCACTCACAGAAATCCATGTTCGAACATGTCGGCTGCCAGCATGGTGATCGACTATCCCCGACGCTTGCGATGACGACACTCGCTGCAGAGCGCGGTGCAGATATCATTCGTGTCCACGACGTTCCGGAGAACGCGGCCACGATTCGGACAGTCGAAGCAACGAGAGCACACGACTGA